In Saccharothrix violaceirubra, the following are encoded in one genomic region:
- a CDS encoding serine/threonine-protein kinase has translation MTALTCARSGCDGTIDGDGFCDRCGMEAPPPAAAGTGPLGSGAGGSAGTGSAGGGPSAVSGAGSTGPGPVGTGSAANGAGTAGPDGSTSSGTGTGPAATGSAARPGVGAATGPSGTAPGTSAWSAPTPVPEPRTGSGSAGSRSRRSSTRSAGRGRLGAGLVEVPLVPYRDPKDAVLTDPEVPEAKRYCSGCGRQVGRSRDGRPGRAEGFCAECGHRYSFTPKLVPGEVLHDQYEVLGCLAHGGLGWIYLAADHAVSDRWVVLKGLLDSGDEDAMAAAMAERRFLAEVEHPNIVKIHNFVRHADRATGELVDYIVMEYAGGTSVKDMINRLRLAGTGHESLPPAQAIAYALEVLPALGYLHDVGLLYCDFKPDNVIQTEEQLKLIDLGAVRRVDDRQSPIYGTIGYQAPEIGKAGPSVSSDLYTVGRALAVMTFRFDFRTTYKESLPEDVPLLDRHDSLRRFLVRATHREPRRRFSSAEEMAEQLTGVLREVLAQEDDVPRPGLSRRFTPERRAFGTDGVPDARAVAAALPVPNVDPADAAATFLMTASGDPDELRAAPAVTTEVRLRLARVLAEAGRTEEAAEELDHVPADWRGRWYRGVVALVAGRPDRARKLFDGVCDLLPGEAAPKLALAACAELAGEDAAPFHRVVWRTDRSYVSAGFGLARALLAVDDRDGAVAVLHSVPATSSHHLAAQLAAVRAQAGGGLSDVLAAGTRLAGLDLDAQRRAEITVELLAAALAAVRSTPPPPGRLLGFPLDEPGLRTGLERCYRQLARHADTPEERIALVDRANAVRPRTLV, from the coding sequence ATGACTGCCCTGACGTGCGCCCGGTCGGGCTGCGACGGGACGATCGACGGGGACGGGTTCTGCGACCGCTGCGGCATGGAGGCCCCGCCGCCGGCCGCCGCCGGAACCGGCCCGCTCGGGTCCGGTGCGGGTGGATCGGCGGGCACCGGATCCGCCGGCGGCGGTCCGTCCGCGGTGTCCGGTGCCGGCTCGACGGGTCCGGGGCCGGTCGGTACGGGATCGGCCGCGAACGGTGCCGGGACCGCCGGCCCGGACGGGAGCACGTCGTCGGGAACGGGAACCGGTCCGGCGGCGACCGGCTCGGCGGCGCGACCCGGGGTCGGGGCCGCCACCGGACCGTCCGGTACCGCACCCGGCACCTCGGCGTGGTCCGCGCCGACACCGGTACCCGAACCCCGGACCGGCTCCGGATCGGCGGGCAGCCGGTCACGGCGGTCCTCGACCCGGTCGGCCGGGCGCGGACGGCTCGGCGCGGGACTGGTCGAGGTGCCGCTGGTCCCCTACCGGGACCCCAAGGACGCCGTGCTCACCGACCCGGAGGTCCCCGAGGCCAAGCGCTATTGCAGCGGCTGCGGACGTCAGGTCGGCCGGAGCCGGGACGGCCGGCCGGGCCGGGCCGAGGGGTTCTGCGCGGAGTGCGGGCACCGCTACTCGTTCACGCCCAAGCTGGTGCCCGGCGAGGTGCTGCACGACCAGTACGAGGTGCTCGGCTGCCTGGCGCACGGCGGCCTGGGCTGGATCTACCTGGCCGCCGACCACGCGGTGAGCGACCGGTGGGTGGTGCTCAAGGGCCTGCTGGACTCCGGCGACGAGGACGCGATGGCCGCGGCCATGGCCGAACGGCGGTTCCTGGCCGAGGTGGAGCACCCGAACATCGTCAAGATCCACAACTTCGTGCGGCACGCCGACCGCGCCACCGGCGAACTCGTCGACTACATCGTCATGGAGTACGCCGGCGGCACGTCGGTCAAGGACATGATCAACCGCCTGCGGCTGGCCGGCACCGGACACGAGTCGCTGCCGCCCGCGCAGGCCATCGCCTACGCGCTGGAGGTGCTGCCCGCGTTGGGCTACCTGCACGACGTCGGCCTGCTGTACTGCGACTTCAAACCGGACAACGTGATCCAGACCGAGGAGCAGCTCAAGCTGATCGACCTGGGCGCGGTGCGCCGGGTCGACGACCGCCAGTCCCCGATCTACGGCACGATCGGCTACCAGGCGCCGGAGATCGGCAAGGCCGGCCCGTCGGTGTCCTCCGACCTGTACACGGTGGGCCGGGCGTTGGCGGTGATGACGTTCCGGTTCGACTTCCGCACCACGTACAAGGAGTCGCTGCCCGAGGACGTGCCGCTGCTGGACCGGCACGACTCGTTGCGCCGGTTCCTGGTCCGGGCCACGCACCGCGAGCCGCGCCGCCGGTTCTCCTCGGCCGAGGAGATGGCCGAGCAGTTGACCGGTGTGCTGCGGGAGGTGTTGGCGCAGGAGGACGACGTGCCGCGGCCGGGCCTGTCGCGGCGGTTCACGCCCGAACGGCGCGCGTTCGGCACGGACGGCGTGCCCGACGCCCGCGCGGTGGCCGCCGCGCTGCCGGTGCCCAACGTCGACCCGGCCGACGCGGCGGCGACGTTCCTCATGACCGCGTCCGGCGATCCCGACGAGCTGCGCGCGGCACCGGCCGTGACGACCGAGGTGCGGTTGCGGCTGGCCCGCGTGCTGGCCGAGGCCGGGCGCACGGAGGAGGCCGCCGAGGAACTCGACCACGTGCCCGCCGACTGGCGCGGCCGCTGGTACCGGGGCGTGGTGGCGCTGGTCGCGGGCCGTCCGGACCGGGCGCGGAAGCTGTTCGACGGGGTGTGCGACCTGCTGCCCGGCGAGGCGGCGCCCAAGCTCGCGCTGGCCGCGTGCGCGGAGCTGGCGGGCGAGGACGCGGCCCCGTTCCACCGGGTGGTGTGGCGCACCGACCGGTCCTACGTCAGTGCCGGGTTCGGGCTGGCGCGCGCGTTGCTTGCGGTCGACGACCGGGACGGCGCGGTGGCCGTGCTGCACTCGGTGCCCGCGACGTCGAGCCACCACCTGGCCGCGCAGCTCGCGGCGGTGCGGGCGCAGGCCGGGGGCGGGCTGTCGGACGTGCTGGCCGCCGGCACCCGGCTGGCCGGGCTCGACCTGGACGCGCAGCGCCGGGCGGAGATCACCGTCGAGCTGCTCGCCGCGGCGCTGGCCGCCGTGCGCTCGACACCGCCGCCACCGGGCCGGCTGCTCGGGTTCCCGCTGGACGAACCGGGTCTGCGCACCGGACTGGAGCGCTGCTACCGGCAACTCGCCCGGCACGCGGACACCCCGGAGGAGCGGATCGCGCTCGTCGACCGCGCGAACGCGGTCCGGCCCAGGACGTTGGTGTGA
- a CDS encoding glutamate ABC transporter substrate-binding protein — MRRLVPALALLACVACAPVPSGAPPIGDVSAVVPRPVDATELTGPLPSAVPNTPSAVPDPACAANPTASRRPTGPPPAPDAMPAGSTMATIRDKGRVVVGVDQNAYLMGFRDPVSGELEGFDIDMAREIAKALFGDPTRIQFRVVSSEQRIPALRQGDVDIVVRTMTINCDRWAQVDFSTVYYQADQRVLVPISSSAAGIDALGGKRVCASKGSSSLANIAAHPAKPIPVSVPYWSDCLVLLQQGQVDAISTDNPILAGLVAQDPFTRIVGEPFAAEPYGMAFPQGHEDFVRFVNAVLERLRADGTWASIHRRWLGAPPAPPTPSYRD, encoded by the coding sequence ATGAGGCGACTCGTTCCCGCGTTGGCGCTGCTGGCGTGCGTGGCGTGCGCGCCCGTGCCCAGCGGTGCGCCCCCGATCGGCGACGTGTCGGCGGTCGTGCCCAGACCGGTCGACGCGACCGAGCTGACCGGCCCGCTCCCGTCGGCCGTGCCGAACACCCCGTCGGCCGTGCCCGATCCGGCGTGCGCCGCGAACCCCACGGCGAGCCGGCGGCCGACCGGTCCGCCGCCCGCGCCGGACGCGATGCCCGCCGGGTCGACGATGGCCACGATCCGCGACAAGGGGCGCGTGGTCGTCGGCGTCGACCAGAACGCCTACCTGATGGGCTTTCGCGACCCGGTCTCCGGCGAGCTGGAGGGCTTCGACATCGACATGGCCCGCGAGATCGCCAAGGCCCTGTTCGGCGACCCGACGCGGATCCAGTTCCGGGTGGTCAGCTCCGAACAGCGGATCCCGGCGCTGCGCCAGGGCGACGTGGACATCGTGGTGCGCACGATGACGATCAACTGCGACCGGTGGGCCCAGGTCGACTTCTCGACCGTGTACTACCAGGCCGACCAGCGGGTCCTGGTGCCGATCTCGTCGTCGGCCGCGGGCATCGACGCGTTGGGCGGCAAGCGGGTGTGCGCGTCCAAGGGGTCCAGTTCGCTGGCCAACATCGCCGCGCACCCGGCGAAGCCGATCCCGGTGTCGGTGCCGTACTGGTCGGACTGCCTGGTGCTGCTCCAACAGGGCCAGGTCGACGCGATCTCCACCGACAACCCGATCCTGGCGGGCCTGGTGGCGCAGGACCCGTTCACGCGGATCGTGGGCGAGCCGTTCGCCGCCGAGCCGTACGGGATGGCGTTCCCGCAGGGGCACGAGGACTTCGTGCGGTTCGTCAACGCCGTGCTGGAGCGCCTGCGCGCCGACGGCACGTGGGCGTCGATCCACCGCCGTTGGCTGGGCGCACCGCCCGCGCCGCCGACGCCGTCCTACCGGGATTGA